A single region of the Gephyromycinifex aptenodytis genome encodes:
- a CDS encoding M1 family metallopeptidase, protein MTDLDPYVPGHGSDTYCVNHYDLDLRYSVRTNRLEASARLKVLAATCIDELAVDLAGLRISAVEVDGQRVKRFTQGPARTVLPLPRQLQAGESAEVLIRYDGQPKPLDGRWGELGWEELTDGVIVASQPNGAPSWYPCNDRPADKATYRIAVTTESEYTVVANGALTSTRRASSRTTWVYEENHPMAPYLATVQIGRYAALDLVSGVPQRVLIPTPVRTRAMHDFARQPAMMDLFTRLFGPYPFARYDVVVTQDSLEIPLEAQGLSIFGANHIDGRRGSERLVAHELAHQWFGNSVGVRSWRDIWLNEGFACYAEWLWWEHARLRSSADAARQAWRRLMAQGKDLRISDPGPEMMFDDRLYKRGALTLHAIRLSMGDEPFFDLLRDWASTHRHGVVDTDDFRAHLLRHDPSGRIAGVVEAWIDDEALPSMPLGRPKADVTRSYVPAEFPR, encoded by the coding sequence GTGACCGATCTCGACCCCTACGTGCCGGGCCACGGCAGCGACACCTATTGCGTGAACCATTACGACCTCGATCTTCGCTACAGCGTCCGCACGAACCGACTCGAGGCCTCAGCTCGGTTGAAGGTTTTGGCCGCCACCTGTATCGACGAGCTCGCCGTCGACCTGGCGGGGCTGCGGATCAGCGCCGTCGAGGTTGACGGCCAGCGCGTGAAACGGTTCACGCAGGGCCCAGCCCGAACGGTGCTGCCACTGCCACGGCAGTTGCAAGCCGGTGAATCCGCTGAGGTGCTCATCCGCTACGACGGGCAACCCAAACCGTTGGATGGGCGCTGGGGCGAGCTCGGCTGGGAGGAACTCACCGACGGGGTGATCGTGGCCAGCCAACCCAACGGGGCCCCGTCGTGGTACCCGTGCAACGACCGCCCCGCCGACAAGGCGACCTACCGGATCGCGGTGACCACCGAATCCGAATACACCGTGGTGGCCAACGGCGCACTGACCTCGACCCGGCGTGCCTCCTCGCGCACAACTTGGGTGTATGAGGAGAACCATCCGATGGCCCCGTACCTGGCCACCGTGCAGATCGGCAGGTACGCCGCGCTGGACTTGGTCAGCGGGGTGCCCCAACGGGTCTTGATTCCGACGCCGGTGCGCACCCGCGCCATGCACGACTTCGCGCGCCAGCCGGCGATGATGGATCTGTTCACGCGTCTGTTCGGGCCGTACCCGTTCGCGCGCTACGACGTTGTCGTCACCCAGGATTCGCTGGAGATCCCGCTGGAGGCGCAGGGGCTGTCGATCTTCGGCGCCAACCACATCGACGGGCGGCGCGGCAGCGAGCGGCTCGTGGCCCACGAACTCGCCCATCAATGGTTCGGCAACAGTGTCGGCGTGCGTTCCTGGCGCGACATCTGGCTCAACGAAGGATTCGCCTGTTACGCCGAATGGCTGTGGTGGGAACACGCCCGGTTGCGTTCCAGCGCGGACGCCGCCCGGCAGGCGTGGCGCCGGTTGATGGCCCAAGGCAAAGACCTGCGGATAAGCGATCCCGGCCCGGAGATGATGTTCGACGACCGCCTGTACAAACGCGGCGCGCTGACCCTGCACGCCATCCGACTGAGCATGGGTGACGAACCGTTCTTCGACTTGTTGCGCGACTGGGCGAGCACGCATCGTCACGGGGTGGTCGACACCGACGACTTCCGGGCGCACCTGCTGCGCCACGACCCCAGCGGGCGGATAGCCGGCGTCGTCGAAGCGTGGATCGATGACGAGGCGCTGCCCTCGATGCCGCTGGGGCGCCCCAAGGCTGATGTGACACGGTCCTACGTGCCGGCGGAGTTTCCTCGCTGA